Proteins encoded in a region of the Methylosinus trichosporium OB3b genome:
- a CDS encoding IS1595 family transposase gives MAQHFLLSSAARTLSLTKVARMSDDEARGAFREIRWASTSGDPVCPSCGCVAVYSYKSRPIFKCKGCDSQFSVTSGTIFANRKLPVRDYLMAIAIFANGAKGHSALQLSRDLDVQYKTAFVLAHKIREALAAEVEGMKATGDVEIDGAYFGGYVKPTNHKENRRDRRLAVNQNGKRQCVVIMRERNGRTLPFVFKSEAESVSTIAGRVAAGATVHADEALHWDRLHALYLTKRINHEHSYSEDGACTNQAESFFSRLRRAEIGTHHHIAGRYLSAYAREMAWREDHRRVSNGEQYLMMASAALAHPVSRQWKGYWQRPAID, from the coding sequence ATGGCGCAGCACTTCCTCCTCTCCTCCGCCGCTCGCACGCTCTCGCTGACGAAGGTCGCGCGTATGAGCGACGACGAGGCCCGCGGCGCCTTCCGGGAAATCCGTTGGGCTTCCACCAGCGGCGACCCGGTTTGCCCTTCCTGCGGCTGCGTTGCCGTCTACTCCTACAAGTCCCGCCCTATCTTCAAATGCAAAGGATGCGATAGCCAGTTCTCTGTCACGTCCGGGACCATCTTCGCCAACCGCAAGCTCCCGGTTCGCGACTACCTCATGGCGATTGCCATCTTCGCGAATGGCGCGAAGGGCCACAGCGCGCTTCAGCTCTCCCGTGACCTCGACGTCCAGTACAAGACCGCTTTCGTTCTTGCTCATAAAATCCGCGAGGCGCTTGCGGCCGAGGTCGAAGGCATGAAAGCCACTGGCGATGTCGAAATCGATGGCGCCTATTTCGGCGGTTACGTGAAGCCGACCAATCACAAAGAGAACCGCCGCGACCGTCGCCTTGCTGTGAACCAGAACGGCAAGCGCCAGTGCGTCGTCATCATGCGCGAGCGCAACGGCCGCACACTCCCCTTCGTCTTCAAGAGCGAAGCCGAGTCGGTTTCAACGATTGCCGGCCGAGTTGCCGCCGGCGCGACCGTTCATGCTGACGAGGCCCTTCATTGGGATCGGCTCCACGCGCTCTACCTGACGAAGCGCATCAATCATGAGCACTCCTATTCCGAGGATGGCGCTTGCACGAACCAAGCGGAGAGCTTCTTCTCTCGTCTGCGTCGCGCCGAAATCGGAACGCACCACCACATCGCCGGCCGGTATCTCTCTGCCTACGCTCGCGAGATGGCGTGGCGCGAAGATCACCGCCGCGTTTCGAATGGCGAGCAATATCTTATGATGGCGTCAGCGGCGCTAGCGCATCCTGTGTCGCGCCAGTGGAAGGGGTATTGGCAGCGCCCCGCCATAGATTGA
- a CDS encoding helix-turn-helix domain-containing protein — MTPGQCRAARAFLDISQPELASAASVGVSTVRDFEAGRRQPMANNLKAIQAELERRGVRFVGEADSKTCGVLFGESGKSATAQD, encoded by the coding sequence ATGACTCCTGGGCAGTGCCGCGCAGCGCGCGCTTTTCTTGATATTTCGCAACCCGAGCTTGCAAGCGCTGCAAGCGTCGGAGTTTCGACTGTTCGAGATTTTGAAGCCGGGCGGCGTCAGCCGATGGCGAACAACCTAAAGGCAATTCAAGCTGAACTTGAACGCCGCGGGGTTCGGTTCGTGGGCGAGGCCGATAGCAAGACATGCGGCGTCCTTTTCGGTGAGTCTGGCAAAAGCGCTACGGCGCAAGACTGA